A window of the Ostrea edulis chromosome 1, xbOstEdul1.1, whole genome shotgun sequence genome harbors these coding sequences:
- the LOC125669297 gene encoding uncharacterized protein LOC125669297, translating to MIMIHKGMKFLYTFVLRLFVFTSLYCCAQGVGVSFQDFCRRNLWGDQECHFKVSDHWNFLKFRKWLDNLDPLGDVSLNISCLEGGSIYVPWPMRARNLKKIEIRNCLLRGYFSEYSIQSRYPDSLSHRHIENCATEVSVLEWFNMIRNMQFERSYTCGQESLVKSVVRNNTYRFINMPKVPANKMLDLLSQISDTFREKVRTQPFQCHYRNLLYLENSENPSLGKHFMEDLTLHAYYPKLLALNLSANKIPYLPEELREWFTSFPNLRYLDLSNNKIKSFSFDDPKFSMRNYGLHVNLRNNTIHKHPRDFYQYPHRSIPISVDLRGNPIR from the coding sequence atgattatgATTCACAAGGGGATGAAGTTTCTCTACACCTTCGTTCTACGACTGTTTGTATTTACAAGTTTGTATTGCTGTGCTCAAGGTGTGGGGGTTTCTTTCCAGGATTTCTGTAGAAGAAACTTATGGGGAGACCAGGAATGCCATTTCAAGGTGAGCGACCATTGGAACTTCCTCAAATTTCGAAAATGGCTGGACAACCTAGATCCACTGGGTGACGTTTCATTGAATATTTCCTGTCTAGAGGGTGGATCTATATACGTTCCTTGGCCAATGAGAGCACGCAATTTAAAGAAGATAGAAATCAGAAATTGTCTTCTTAGAGGTTACTTCTCTGAATACAGCATACAATCGCGGTATCCAGACTCGCTTTCGCATAGACATATCGAAAACTGTGCCACAGAAGTCAGCGTTTTGGAGTGGTTCAACATGATCCGGAATATGCAGTTCGAGAGGTCCTACACGTGTGGACAGGAATCTTTGGTTAAGTCTGTTGTGCGGAATAACACCTACAGATTTATCAATATGCCGAAAGTACCTGCGAATAAAATGCTAGATCTTCTCTCTCAAATCAGTGATACTTTCAGAGAAAAGGTACGAACCCAACCATTTCAGTGCCATTACAGAAATCTTTTATACCTGGAGAACTCGGAAAACCCTTCTCTTGGAAAGCATTTCATGGAAGATTTAACATTGCACGCATATTACCCAAAGCTGTTGGCTCTGAACTTGAGTGCAAACAAAATACCCTACTTACCGGAAGAATTACGGGAATGGTTCACAAGCTTTCCTAATTTGCGGTATCTAGATCTATCGaacaataaaattaaatcattttcttttgacGATCCAAAATTTTCAATGAGAAATTATGGACTTCATGTCAACTTAAGGAACAACACTATTCACAAACATCCAAGAGACTTTTATCAATACCCTCATCGTTCAATACCAATATCTGTCGACCTACGTGGGAATCCAATTCGATAG